In one Alnus glutinosa chromosome 14, dhAlnGlut1.1, whole genome shotgun sequence genomic region, the following are encoded:
- the LOC133858087 gene encoding cytochrome P450 94A2-like, whose translation MLFLELLATFFLLLLPLLSILFLTRASTPKKQSSPPPSATVSPPRSYPIIGSFLAVLANQDRRLQWLSDILQVSPSATYVLHRSVGTRQVLTANPAVVQHILKTNFHNYGKGDLFNGTLKDFLGHGIFNVDGESWKFQRQVASHEFNTKSLRKFVETVVDTEISDRLIPILSSAAATGTVLDFQDILQRFAFDNICKIAFGFDPANLLPSLPQTKFAQAFDESVTISSERFRALIPLVWKIKKLLNIGSEKRLRIAVSEVQEFSRKIIREKKHELRQKASLDSVDLLSRFLSSGHSDEKFVTDIVLSFILAGRDTTSSALTWYLWLLSKNPHVESEVLKEIKEKSEAPVFDEVKDMMYTHASLCESMRLYPPVAADSKEAVNDDVLPDGTVVKKGMRVTYIPYAMGRLETLWGSDWAEFKPERWLEKDEADNSHWRFVGRDAYTYPVFQAGPRICLGKEMAFLQMKRVLAGVLRRFKVVPALEEGVEPEFVPQITSKMKGGLPVRIVERDEKK comes from the coding sequence ATGCTGTTCCTCGAACTCCTAGCCACTTTTTTCCTTCTCCTCCTTCCCTTACTTTCCATCCTCTTCCTTACCAGAGCTTCAACACCCAAAAAGCAATCATCTCCACCACCCTCCGCCACCGTCAGCCCCCCAAGATCCTACCCTATAATCGGTTCGTTTCTGGCCGTACTTGCTAACCAAGACCGACGTCTCCAATGGCTTTCAGACATCCTCCAAGTCTCACCCTCGGCCACCTACGTCCTCCATCGCAGCGTCGGCACGCGCCAGGTATTAACTGCCAACCCAGCCGTCGTCCAGCACATCCTCAAGACCAACTTCCACAACTACGGCAAGGGAGACTTATTCAACGGAACCCTCAAAGACTTCCTCGGCCACGGGATCTTCAACGTGGACGGCGAATCCTGGAAATTCCAAAGACAAGTCGCTAGCCACGAATTCAACACCAAGTCTCTCCGCAAATTCGTCGAGACCGTCGTGGACACCGAGATCTCCGACCGCCTCATCCCCATCCTCTCGTCAGCTGCCGCAACCGGAACTGTCCTAGACTTCCAGGACATTCTTCAAAGGTTTGCCTTCGATAATATATGCAAAATCGCTTTCGGATTCGACCCCGCCAACCTGTTGCCTTCTCTTCCACAAACCAAGTTCGCTCAAGCTTTTGATGAAAGCGTCACGATCAGCAGCGAGAGGTTCAGGGCGTTAATCCCACTCGTTTGGAAAATCAAGAAGCTTTTGAATATTGGGTCCGAGAAGCGTCTGAGAATCGCAGTCTCAGAAGTTCAAGAATTTTCCAggaaaataataagagaaaagaagcaCGAGCTCAGACAGAAGGCCTCGCTCGATTCCGTCGACCTTTTGTCACGGTTCTTGAGCTCCGGCCACTCGGATGAGAAATTCGTGACCGACATAGTATTAAGCTTTATACTTGCTGGGCGTGACACTACCTCCTCGGCATTGACATGGTATCTGTGGCTACTCTCCAAGAATCCGCATGTCGAATCCGAGGTTCTCAAGGAAATCAAAGAGAAATCCGAAGCGCCTGTCTTTGACGAAGTCAAAGACATGATGTACACTCACGCTTCTCTGTGTGAAAGCATGAGGTTGTACCCGCCTGTCGCGGCGGACTCGAAGGAGGCCGTGAACGATGACGTTCTGCCAGACGGGACGGTGGTGAAGAAGGGGATGAGAGTGACGTACATACCGTACGCGATGGGGAGATTGGAGACGCTGTGGGGTTCTGACTGGGCGGAGTTCAAGCCCGAGCGGTGGCTGGAGAAGGACGAGGCGGATAATAGTCACTGGAGGTTCGTGGGGAGGGACGCGTACACGTATCCGGTGTTCCAGGCGGGGCCGAGGATTTGCTTGGGGAAGGAGATGGCGTTCTTGCAGATGAAGAGGGTGCTCGCGGGGGTTCTCAGGCGGTTCAAGGTGGTGCCGGCGTTGGAGGAAGGTGTGGAGCCGGAGTTTGTTCCGCAAATCACTTCCAAAATGAAAGGTGGGTTGCCGGTGAGGATTGTGGAGAGGGATGAGAAAAAATGA
- the LOC133857887 gene encoding cytochrome P450 94A2-like yields MLFIELLATFFLVLLPLLSILFLTRASTPKKQSSPPPSATVSPPRSYPIIGSFLAVIANQDRRLQWISDILQVSPSATYVLHRSVGTRQVLTANPAVVQHILKTNFHNYGKGDFINGTLKDFLGHGIFNVDGESWKFQRQVASHEFNTKSLRKFVETVVDTEISDRLIPILSSAAATGTVLDFQDILQRFAFDNICKIAFGFDPSYLLPSLPQTKFAQAFDESVTISSERLRALIPLVWKIKKLLNIGSEKRLRIAVSEVKEFSRKIIREKKHELREKASLDSVDLLSRFLSSGHSNEKFVTDIVISFILAGRDTTSSALTWYLWLLSKNPLVESEVLMEIKEKSEAPVFDEVKDMMYTHASLCESMRLYPPVATDTKEAVNDDVLPDGTVVKKGMRVTYIPYAMGRLETLWGSDWAEFKPERWLEKDEAENSTRWRFVGRDAFTYPVFQAGPRICLGKEMAFLQMKRVLAGVLRRFKVVPALEEGVEPEFVPQFTSKMKGGLPVRIVERDENE; encoded by the coding sequence ATGCTGTTCATCGAACTCCTAGCCACTTTTTTCCTAGTCCTCCTTCCCTTACTTTCCATCCTCTTCCTTACCAGAGCTTCAACACCCAAAAAGCAATCATCTCCACCACCCTCCGCCACCGTCAGCCCCCCAAGATCCTACCCTATAATTGGTTCGTTCCTGGCCGTGATTGCTAACCAAGACCGCCGTCTCCAATGGATTTCAGACATCCTCCAAGTCTCACCCTCCGCCACCTACGTCCTCCACCGCAGCGTCGGCACGCGCCAGGTGTTAACCGCCAACCCAGCCGTCGTCCAGCACATCCTCAAGACCAACTTCCACAACTACGGCAAGGGAGACTTTATCAACGGAACCCTCAAAGACTTCCTCGGCCACGGGATCTTCAACGTGGACGGCGAATCCTGGAAATTCCAAAGACAAGTCGCCAGCCATGAATTCAACACCAAGTCTCTCCGCAAATTTGTCGAGACCGTCGTGGACACCGAGATCTCCGACCGCCTCATCCCCATCCTCTCCTCAGCTGCCGCAACCGGAACTGTCCTAGACTTCCAGGACATTCTTCAAAGGTTTGCCTTCGATAATATATGCAAAATCGCTTTCGGATTCGACCCCTCCTACCTGTTGCCTTCTCTTCCACAAACCAAGTTCGCTCAAGCTTTTGATGAAAGCGTCACGATCAGCAGCGAGAGGTTGAGGGCGTTAATCCCACTCGTTTGGAAAATTAAGAAGCTTTTGAATATTGGGTCCGAGAAGCGTCTGAGAATCGCAGTCTCAGAAGTTAAAGAATTTTCCAggaaaataataagagaaaagaagcaCGAGCTCAGAGAGAAGGCCTCGCTCGATTCCGTCGACCTTTTGTCACGGTTCTTGAGCTCCGGCCACTCGAATGAGAAATTCGTGACCGACATAGTAATAAGCTTTATTCTTGCTGGGCGTGACACTACCTCCTCGGCATTGACATGGTATCTTTGGCTACTCTCCAAGAATCCGCTTGTCGAATCCGAGGTTCTCATGGAAATCAAAGAGAAATCCGAAGCGCCTGTCTTTGACGAAGTCAAAGACATGATGTACACTCACGCTTCTCTGTGTGAAAGCATGCGGTTGTACCCGCCTGTCGCGACGGACACGAAGGAGGCCGTGAACGATGACGTTCTGCCAGACGGGACGGTGGTGAAGAAGGGGATGAGAGTGACGTACATACCGTACGCGATGGGGAGATTGGAGACGCTGTGGGGGTCTGACTGGGCGGAGTTCAAGCCTGAGCGGTGGCTGGAGAAGGACGAGGCGGAGAACAGTACTCGCTGGAGGTTCGTGGGGAGGGACGCGTTCACGTATCCGGTGTTCCAGGCGGGGCCGAGGATTTGCTTGGGGAAGGAGATGGCGTTCTTGCAGATGAAGAGGGTGCTCGCGGGGGTTCTCAGGCGGTTCAAGGTGGTGCCGGCGTTGGAGGAAGGTGTGGAGCCGGAGTTTGTTCCGCAATTCACTTCCAAAATGAAAGGTGGGTTGCCGGTGAGGATTGTGGAGAGGGATGAGAATGAATGA
- the LOC133856863 gene encoding protein FAR-RED IMPAIRED RESPONSE 1-like, which translates to MKRSLMKPTSGSTFSSLEEVVFYYRQYAKQTSFAVIRRGIKKKGNRDVYIILACIREGKQRKSKSDAKKAIPKIIRTWCKARICAMLCANRMWRLSNVMLQHNHDLSPEKAKFFRCNKNIDAAVKRRLELNDIAGVRTNKNFNSLVVERGGYENIPFGKKDCQNFIDKTRELRLGKGGA; encoded by the coding sequence ATGAAGAGGAGTTTGATGAAACCTACGAGCGGAAGTACGTTTAGTTCGTTGGAAGAAGTTGTCTTCTACTATAGGCAGTATGCAAAACAAACTAGTTTTGCTGTGATAAGAAGAGGCATCAAAAAGAAAGGTAATCGTGACGTTTACATAATTCTTGCATGTATTCGTGAAggcaaacaaagaaaaagtaaaagtgaTGCTAAAAAGGctattccaaaaataattagAACATGGTGTAAAGCCAGGATTTGTGCAATGTTATGTGCCAATAGAATGTGGCGTTTGAGTAATGTTATGCTTCAGCATAACCATGACTTAAGCCCAGAAAAAGCAAAGTTTTTTAGATGTAATAAGAATATAGATGCTGCTGTGAAGAGAAGGCTAGAGTTAAATGATATAGCCGGTGTACGTACgaataagaattttaactcTTTAGTTGTTGAAAGGGGAGGGTATGAAAATATTCCATTTGGAAAGAAAgattgtcaaaattttattgacaagacAAGAGAGCTTCGGCTTGGCAAAGGAGGTGCTTGA